The following coding sequences lie in one Conexivisphaerales archaeon genomic window:
- a CDS encoding ABC transporter permease: MQLTFLRAILREKEALAGLLLLSPIILAALFANFIAPYNPLLYSSAAPLQPPSPSHLMGTDQTGGDIFSQVVYGARVALYVATGSVALSVIIAVIAGLSSGYIGGLAGDAIMRIADLILSIPSFVLIILVVVLFGSKLTTILLIIALVSWPTLARIIRAEVLSLKEREFVLAAKATGAGSLNLMFDEILPNIWFKLMPAVTLQAGLAVVVEAGISFLGLGDPNASSWGRTLMFAYQSVYSGAWWGILFPTVSIVMTVIGFNLLGEGISKALSPKIASNE, encoded by the coding sequence TTGCAACTAACCTTCCTCAGGGCAATACTCAGGGAAAAGGAAGCACTCGCCGGTCTGTTGTTGCTGTCTCCAATAATACTTGCCGCGCTCTTTGCAAATTTCATTGCACCATACAACCCCCTGCTCTACTCTTCTGCCGCACCCCTGCAGCCTCCTTCACCTTCGCACCTTATGGGTACTGACCAGACTGGTGGAGACATCTTTAGCCAAGTGGTTTACGGAGCCAGGGTCGCTCTATATGTTGCTACAGGTTCTGTAGCCCTTTCGGTCATAATCGCCGTGATAGCTGGGCTCTCTTCAGGTTACATAGGCGGTCTAGCTGGAGATGCCATAATGAGAATAGCAGACCTCATACTATCGATACCATCATTTGTCCTGATAATACTTGTGGTCGTCCTGTTCGGGAGCAAACTGACGACAATACTTCTGATAATAGCTCTTGTCTCGTGGCCCACTCTGGCAAGAATAATAAGGGCAGAGGTACTTTCACTTAAAGAAAGGGAATTTGTCCTAGCCGCAAAGGCTACTGGAGCGGGTTCGCTGAACCTTATGTTCGACGAGATCCTGCCCAACATATGGTTCAAGCTTATGCCAGCAGTAACGCTGCAGGCGGGGCTTGCAGTAGTAGTGGAGGCAGGGATAAGTTTTCTTGGCCTGGGGGACCCGAACGCCAGCAGCTGGGGAAGGACTCTTATGTTCGCTTACCAGTCGGTCTATTCTGGGGCTTGGTGGGGAATACTCTTTCCAACTGTATCGATAGTGATGACGGTTATCGGCTTCAACCTGCTGGGGGAGGGTATATCGAAGGCGCTATCACCCAAAATTGCAAGCAATGAGTAG
- a CDS encoding pyridoxal phosphate-dependent aminotransferase has product MLRYSAKAKYNLSASGMPEPNLRKMGINTSFEDFAKEPDIHESLLREVIAKLYEMEKEDVIITTGASESIFIAYSAFCKDVAIVPLPNYEPMFAIPKSLGCDIKGELSEKHFSNKVMVGITNPNNPVGNFVDDYHISNLANSLKKHKGILFSNETYREFKFDKPYHSFKDDNLIVCSSLTKFYGLGRLRIGWLVAKGENRKRLLRAKRLVSGHSSEYSMWIARQVLMNRTKFIELAKILISRNMRLLKRFIQRTDGIDVLIPDAAPFCLVKYKQKIDSLRFSKKLLEKTGVLVSPGDFFGSPRSFRLCITSDEAKLREGLDLLSEYIHKAE; this is encoded by the coding sequence TTGTTACGATATTCTGCCAAGGCAAAGTACAATCTTTCTGCAAGTGGTATGCCAGAGCCAAACTTAAGAAAGATGGGTATAAACACTTCGTTCGAAGATTTTGCCAAAGAGCCCGACATACATGAGAGCCTTCTGCGCGAAGTTATAGCGAAGCTTTACGAAATGGAAAAAGAAGATGTAATAATAACTACGGGGGCATCTGAATCTATATTCATCGCATATTCAGCATTCTGCAAGGATGTAGCGATCGTTCCTCTGCCTAACTATGAACCGATGTTCGCAATACCGAAGTCGCTGGGATGCGACATCAAGGGAGAATTGTCAGAGAAGCACTTTTCCAATAAGGTAATGGTTGGGATAACAAATCCGAACAATCCGGTGGGAAACTTTGTCGATGACTACCATATATCAAACCTGGCCAATTCATTGAAGAAACACAAAGGGATCCTTTTCTCGAACGAAACATACAGGGAGTTCAAGTTTGACAAACCTTACCATAGCTTCAAGGACGACAATCTGATCGTCTGCAGTTCTCTGACAAAGTTTTATGGTCTGGGACGACTCAGAATTGGCTGGCTGGTTGCAAAGGGAGAAAATAGAAAGAGGCTTCTCCGTGCGAAGAGGCTTGTAAGCGGGCACAGTTCCGAGTACTCCATGTGGATAGCCAGACAGGTTCTGATGAACAGGACGAAATTCATCGAACTTGCGAAAATTCTTATTTCAAGAAACATGAGACTCCTGAAGAGATTCATACAGCGTACCGATGGGATAGATGTCCTAATTCCAGATGCTGCTCCCTTCTGTCTTGTCAAGTATAAACAGAAGATCGATTCTTTGCGGTTTAGTAAGAAATTGTTGGAAAAAACGGGGGTGCTAGTGTCGCCAGGAGACTTCTTCGGTTCCCCTAGGTCTTTCAGGCTATGCATCACTTCTGACGAAGCAAAACTCAGAGAGGGTCTTGATCTACTTTCTGAATACATTCACAAAGCAGAATAG
- a CDS encoding nitroreductase family protein, whose amino-acid sequence MDVFEYLDTLISIRRFKENIGTIDEKIIDRIIESGTRAPSPANTQPWDFIIVRDGRVKAELAKLNRECALIYIGNRKLPMQEDRKRYLLKSLDKMSAVPVMIVLCVDWRKADFMKKEGTTRTENQELERLSVYGSIFPAMQNMLIAARALNIGCWITMYHLYKLEEFRKVLHIPQEVDPVVMLSLGHPKGRFKTSSRKNFREMVHYDGW is encoded by the coding sequence ATGGATGTTTTCGAATATTTGGACACTCTGATCAGTATTAGAAGGTTCAAAGAAAATATAGGAACCATAGATGAAAAGATCATCGACAGAATAATCGAGTCTGGGACTAGAGCTCCATCGCCAGCCAACACCCAGCCCTGGGACTTTATAATCGTCAGAGATGGCAGGGTCAAGGCCGAGCTAGCAAAACTGAACAGGGAATGTGCTCTCATATACATAGGGAACAGAAAGTTACCGATGCAAGAAGACAGGAAGAGATACCTTCTGAAGAGCCTGGATAAAATGTCAGCTGTCCCTGTAATGATAGTGCTATGCGTTGACTGGAGGAAGGCCGACTTTATGAAGAAGGAAGGGACAACCAGAACTGAGAACCAAGAGCTTGAAAGGCTCTCAGTCTACGGTTCGATCTTCCCTGCGATGCAGAATATGCTCATCGCTGCGAGAGCCTTGAATATAGGGTGCTGGATAACCATGTATCATCTGTACAAGCTTGAAGAATTCAGAAAGGTGCTTCATATTCCGCAGGAAGTGGACCCGGTCGTGATGCTTTCCCTAGGTCACCCAAAGGGAAGATTCAAGACAAGCAGCAGAAAGAATTTCAGAGAGATGGTTCATTACGACGGCTGGTAA
- a CDS encoding aspartate/glutamate racemase family protein, which translates to MAIRVLYAVPGVGLKGKELERRKKILNSLASGDVKVEVKAVDEGPESIESPYDEYLCVPPTIKLVRSFEKDFDAAIIGCFGDPGIEALKDAVKIPVAGPGESSMLFASTLGHKFSVITINRGVFSIIEGIAERLGVVKRMASIRGTGLTVTETNEKPEMAKTKLLEASREAVERDGADTIVLGCMSEAFLGFDKGISEKIGVPVVNPVVASLRMAESYVRSNLVRSPLAYGRSK; encoded by the coding sequence ATGGCGATAAGGGTTCTGTATGCAGTACCGGGAGTTGGCCTTAAAGGCAAAGAACTGGAAAGAAGAAAGAAGATACTGAATTCCCTGGCCTCCGGCGATGTGAAAGTCGAAGTTAAAGCGGTGGATGAAGGACCGGAGTCTATAGAGTCGCCCTATGACGAATACCTTTGCGTACCTCCCACGATAAAACTCGTAAGGTCATTTGAGAAGGACTTTGATGCAGCGATCATAGGTTGTTTCGGAGACCCGGGTATCGAAGCACTAAAAGACGCTGTGAAGATTCCTGTTGCAGGACCAGGAGAGAGCAGCATGCTCTTCGCCAGCACTCTAGGCCACAAGTTCAGCGTCATCACAATCAACAGAGGGGTCTTCAGCATTATAGAAGGAATAGCCGAAAGGCTAGGTGTAGTTAAGAGAATGGCCTCAATAAGAGGTACAGGACTTACTGTTACTGAAACTAACGAGAAACCGGAGATGGCAAAGACAAAGCTTCTCGAAGCAAGCAGAGAGGCTGTCGAAAGAGATGGTGCAGACACAATCGTTCTCGGATGCATGTCCGAAGCCTTTCTGGGTTTTGATAAGGGGATAAGCGAAAAGATAGGGGTTCCCGTTGTGAACCCTGTTGTAGCATCTCTTAGAATGGCAGAAAGCTACGTAAGGTCAAACCTTGTTCGTAGTCCCTTGGCCTACGGGCGGTCTAAGTGA
- a CDS encoding ABC transporter ATP-binding protein, producing the protein MAEGDFLLQADGLCKFYSVRQSRFGVKLRAKAVDGVNLKLRRGRNLAIVGESGCGKTTIGRMLCGIAEVSQGKVLIEGKELTSLKRRELARLVQPIFQDPYSALNPMKTIQQILEKPFKIHNIPHDQREIERLLEDVGLSPASKYMHRFPHELSGGQRQRVLIARALALRPKLVIADEPFSGLDATIQAQTIRLMKDLQSRYGLTYIFITHDMYVVREICAEVIVIYLGKVVEYGPVDTVLLNPRHPYTISLLKSYPSGDPASREWVESPPASGDVPSIISIPSGCRFHPRCPFAIESCRKVEPSLDEYDGGHFVACPVINSGISGRRGE; encoded by the coding sequence ATGGCTGAAGGAGACTTTCTATTGCAGGCGGATGGACTTTGCAAATTCTATTCCGTAAGGCAGAGCAGGTTTGGGGTCAAACTGAGAGCTAAGGCTGTTGACGGTGTAAACCTGAAACTGAGAAGAGGTAGAAATCTGGCTATAGTCGGTGAGAGTGGTTGCGGAAAGACGACGATAGGAAGAATGCTCTGTGGCATAGCAGAAGTTTCGCAGGGAAAGGTGCTGATAGAAGGAAAGGAGCTAACTTCGCTCAAAAGAAGGGAGCTGGCAAGACTGGTTCAGCCCATATTTCAGGACCCCTATTCTGCACTGAACCCGATGAAGACTATCCAGCAGATACTGGAAAAGCCGTTCAAAATACACAATATACCTCATGACCAGAGGGAAATTGAGAGACTACTTGAGGATGTAGGTTTGAGTCCTGCGTCAAAATACATGCACAGATTTCCTCACGAGCTGAGTGGCGGCCAGAGACAGAGGGTCCTCATAGCAAGGGCCCTTGCTCTAAGGCCGAAGCTGGTGATAGCCGATGAGCCCTTTTCTGGTCTTGACGCCACAATACAAGCTCAGACGATAAGGTTGATGAAAGACCTGCAGAGCAGGTACGGCCTCACCTACATCTTCATAACTCACGACATGTACGTGGTCAGGGAGATATGTGCAGAGGTGATCGTTATCTATCTTGGAAAAGTGGTGGAATACGGGCCTGTGGACACGGTTCTCCTTAATCCTAGGCATCCTTATACGATCAGCCTGCTGAAGTCTTATCCTTCAGGTGACCCAGCTTCAAGGGAATGGGTCGAGAGCCCTCCTGCATCTGGCGACGTTCCCTCTATAATCAGCATACCTTCGGGTTGCAGGTTTCATCCGAGATGTCCGTTTGCAATAGAATCATGCAGGAAGGTTGAACCTTCACTTGATGAGTATGATGGTGGCCATTTTGTGGCCTGTCCTGTGATAAACTCAGGCATCTCTGGAAGGCGTGGTGAATAG
- a CDS encoding ABC transporter ATP-binding protein has protein sequence MKENPLLSITGLTVVYRSKKGELRAVEDVSFEIDRGEVVALVGESGSGKSTIGLSIMGLLPPSAKMLGGSIRFEGKELAGKPRDMLRRLMGSKIAMVFQEPVSYLNPVLKIGDQVAESILLHNDVTKDEAKSRALEMLRRVRIPDPARVYNYYPHQLSGGMAQRVCIAIAISNNPALLIADEPTTSLDLTIQAQILHLLKNLCGELNMAMLLISHDLRVVSGMADRVITLYAGKIAEERNVADIFSQPMHPYTRLLMKSSGINNQTDEGYQTAGGLPDLHNPPMGCRFMSRCLHAFERCRLDPKEVRFGENSRVYCWLYEESVK, from the coding sequence ATGAAGGAAAATCCTCTCCTCTCCATAACAGGGCTTACTGTAGTCTACAGGTCAAAGAAAGGAGAGCTCAGAGCTGTAGAAGATGTCTCTTTTGAGATTGACAGGGGAGAGGTGGTCGCGCTGGTAGGAGAATCTGGTTCCGGCAAGAGCACCATAGGCCTCTCGATTATGGGGTTGCTCCCTCCTTCAGCAAAGATGCTGGGTGGCTCGATTAGGTTTGAAGGAAAGGAGCTGGCAGGTAAGCCCCGCGACATGCTAAGGAGACTGATGGGGTCAAAGATTGCAATGGTTTTTCAGGAGCCCGTTTCTTATCTTAACCCTGTCCTGAAGATAGGTGACCAAGTTGCGGAAAGCATACTCTTGCACAACGATGTTACAAAGGACGAAGCTAAATCAAGAGCCTTAGAGATGCTCAGGAGGGTAAGGATACCTGACCCGGCAAGGGTCTACAATTACTACCCTCACCAGCTGAGCGGTGGCATGGCCCAACGGGTCTGCATTGCAATAGCAATATCAAATAATCCGGCTCTTCTCATAGCTGATGAACCTACTACAAGCCTTGACCTGACAATACAGGCCCAGATCCTTCATCTGCTAAAGAACCTATGCGGTGAGCTGAATATGGCTATGCTGCTGATATCCCATGATTTACGGGTCGTAAGCGGCATGGCTGACAGAGTGATAACGCTTTATGCCGGGAAGATTGCTGAGGAGAGAAACGTTGCAGATATCTTCTCGCAACCGATGCATCCGTACACCAGGTTGTTGATGAAGTCCAGCGGAATAAACAACCAGACCGATGAGGGGTATCAGACCGCAGGTGGCCTCCCGGACCTGCATAATCCTCCAATGGGGTGCAGGTTCATGTCCAGATGCCTTCATGCTTTCGAGCGATGCAGACTTGACCCGAAAGAAGTAAGGTTCGGAGAAAATTCCAGAGTCTACTGCTGGCTTTATGAAGAGAGTGTGAAATAG
- a CDS encoding ABC transporter substrate-binding protein → MPNRYKKSFLFLVLTLLSVSSLTIFGTNQADAVNQGGNFVVNLVSEPTTLNPYTGAWNNGFVDAQILQSLLTYSDNLSIVPNLAESYSVNVQDGSYIFNLRPNVKWSDGQPFTAQDVKFSFEQIISKYDIFGAFYFANTTVSITNNDQTVIIKPGRFLPGVQLLLFAGLDTAIVPAHLLAGQNFLQSTFINNPVGTGPFVLAQWSRGNFMVLNRNPNYWGSPQPYLDNITIRFINDPSALQAAVTSGQVDYVFRGIPYSAAQSFNQSGVVKVIPSARPPYETAIWFNLNSPYISNPLVRQAIAYALNKTDIAYKATNGISKAIDYTIDPGVVTPSPNIVSYPYNVQRAESLLDQAGYPVQSNGTRFTLQLLERTGAPDEATAGQLIKSYLAQVGINVNIQTVDFATYLQLEAKGQYQMAVTSYWLSPIWTYQLFDSAWIGKGPFTNNFFYNSSTTDSLFNQWLVTSQPSQQVSLLQQIEVQLSKDLPEIPLYADIWINAVNTNFAGSSIPVGKYVFWDSLANVYSLSAQPSQQASSNITYVVVAAVVVVIVVLIAAVALLRRRTRQPLQQQTAPSQ, encoded by the coding sequence ATGCCGAATCGCTACAAGAAATCGTTTCTTTTCCTTGTTCTTACTTTACTTTCAGTTTCAAGCCTTACGATCTTTGGCACAAATCAGGCAGATGCAGTAAATCAAGGAGGTAATTTCGTAGTTAACCTGGTCTCTGAACCCACAACCCTGAATCCATACACAGGTGCGTGGAATAATGGGTTCGTAGATGCCCAGATACTTCAGTCATTGCTTACGTATTCAGACAACCTCAGCATAGTCCCCAACCTTGCCGAAAGTTACTCTGTAAATGTGCAGGATGGAAGCTACATATTCAACCTGAGACCAAATGTCAAGTGGTCCGACGGGCAGCCGTTCACTGCACAGGACGTTAAGTTCTCTTTCGAACAGATAATAAGCAAGTATGATATATTCGGCGCGTTCTACTTCGCTAACACAACGGTCAGCATTACAAACAACGACCAGACCGTGATAATAAAGCCAGGCAGGTTCTTGCCAGGGGTTCAGTTGCTGCTGTTTGCAGGTCTGGACACAGCCATCGTGCCAGCTCACCTGCTGGCAGGGCAGAACTTCCTGCAGAGCACCTTCATCAACAACCCCGTGGGGACGGGACCTTTCGTGCTGGCTCAGTGGAGCAGGGGAAACTTCATGGTGCTGAACAGGAATCCAAACTACTGGGGAAGCCCCCAGCCATACCTTGACAACATAACGATAAGGTTCATCAACGACCCCTCAGCACTTCAGGCAGCTGTAACGAGCGGGCAGGTTGACTATGTATTCAGAGGTATTCCTTACAGCGCTGCTCAGTCTTTCAACCAGTCAGGAGTAGTGAAGGTCATTCCCAGTGCAAGACCACCGTACGAGACTGCAATATGGTTCAACCTCAACTCACCCTACATCTCGAATCCATTGGTAAGACAGGCCATAGCCTATGCGTTGAATAAGACCGATATAGCTTACAAAGCGACGAACGGAATAAGCAAGGCAATAGATTATACAATAGATCCTGGCGTTGTAACTCCCAGTCCGAATATAGTAAGCTATCCGTACAACGTGCAGAGGGCAGAATCTCTTCTCGACCAGGCTGGGTACCCGGTCCAATCAAACGGAACCAGGTTCACTCTGCAGCTTCTCGAGAGAACCGGTGCTCCTGATGAAGCCACTGCTGGCCAGCTGATAAAGAGCTACTTGGCCCAGGTGGGAATAAACGTAAACATACAGACGGTTGACTTCGCAACCTATCTTCAGCTTGAAGCGAAAGGACAGTACCAGATGGCAGTAACCTCATACTGGCTTTCCCCTATCTGGACGTACCAGCTCTTCGACAGCGCTTGGATAGGAAAGGGGCCGTTTACGAACAACTTCTTTTATAACAGCAGCACGACCGATTCTCTATTCAACCAATGGCTCGTCACCAGCCAGCCTTCTCAGCAGGTTAGCCTGCTTCAGCAGATAGAAGTACAGCTGAGCAAGGACCTGCCTGAGATACCCCTCTATGCTGATATCTGGATAAATGCTGTAAATACAAACTTTGCTGGCTCGTCGATCCCGGTCGGAAAGTACGTATTCTGGGACAGTCTTGCTAACGTATATTCTCTATCTGCACAACCTTCTCAGCAGGCTTCATCGAACATCACATACGTTGTTGTAGCCGCTGTTGTAGTGGTTATAGTGGTCCTCATAGCAGCAGTTGCTTTATTGAGAAGGAGAACAAGGCAACCTTTGCAGCAGCAGACAGCGCCAAGTCAGTGA
- a CDS encoding dipeptide epimerase, giving the protein MAIQSVEWKRYTTPLYEPFRVNYGVHLESEHILLKLTDTNGLTGFGDCTPLWFFTGETCDSAESLLKMLAKNLKGIDVFDSRALSRLLNSIHGNPSFKSCLEMAFLDLRAKTLNTQLCTLLGGKFRESVRVSSGIGMMQEKQAVSAAMKLVESGIRTFKIKVGESTDREAEKVKSVRRAVGDDVTIRIDANAAYNPRQAIRLGRAVSSFAIEYFEQPVKGHDLEGLKEVKKGIDFDVMADESVHSSQDAMRVINFDAADLIGIKLAKCGGIREAKRIIEITSAVDMPCVIISAFETWVGISANLHLAASSENCTYANDLALWTIQKDDLTVGPKHDGDKLFLDSSAGLGASADILFSR; this is encoded by the coding sequence ATGGCGATACAGTCTGTTGAATGGAAGAGGTACACAACACCTCTCTATGAGCCGTTCAGGGTAAATTACGGAGTTCATCTTGAATCTGAGCACATTCTGCTCAAGCTTACTGACACAAACGGTCTAACAGGTTTCGGAGATTGCACTCCGCTTTGGTTCTTCACAGGTGAGACTTGCGACAGCGCAGAGTCGCTGCTAAAGATGCTGGCAAAGAATCTGAAGGGCATCGATGTCTTTGATAGCAGAGCTTTAAGTCGACTGCTGAACAGCATCCACGGCAACCCTAGCTTTAAGAGCTGCCTGGAGATGGCGTTCTTGGACCTCAGGGCAAAGACTTTGAATACGCAGCTCTGCACACTCCTTGGAGGAAAGTTCAGAGAAAGTGTAAGGGTCTCATCGGGGATAGGTATGATGCAAGAGAAGCAAGCGGTGAGTGCTGCTATGAAGCTTGTGGAAAGCGGAATCAGAACCTTCAAGATAAAGGTTGGCGAAAGTACAGACAGGGAGGCTGAAAAGGTCAAGAGTGTCAGAAGAGCAGTCGGTGATGATGTGACAATAAGAATAGACGCCAATGCTGCCTACAATCCGCGACAGGCGATAAGACTTGGCAGGGCTGTTTCATCTTTCGCTATAGAATACTTTGAGCAGCCAGTGAAAGGGCACGACCTGGAAGGGCTGAAAGAAGTCAAGAAAGGAATAGACTTTGACGTAATGGCAGACGAAAGCGTACACTCTTCACAGGATGCAATGAGGGTGATAAACTTCGATGCTGCAGATCTGATAGGCATCAAACTCGCCAAATGCGGCGGTATAAGGGAGGCCAAGCGGATCATCGAAATAACATCTGCGGTTGACATGCCTTGTGTGATTATAAGTGCCTTCGAAACGTGGGTGGGGATTTCTGCAAATTTGCACCTAGCTGCAAGTTCGGAGAATTGTACCTACGCAAACGACTTGGCTCTTTGGACTATTCAGAAGGATGATCTGACAGTAGGTCCAAAGCATGATGGTGACAAACTGTTCCTTGATAGCAGCGCTGGATTGGGAGCTTCTGCAGATATACTTTTCAGCAGATGA
- a CDS encoding ABC transporter permease produces the protein MGFYVYLAKRVAFSVSIVLMVALISFVLIKSAPGDPAVLLGGEGATPQYLETIRQEYGLNLPLQEQLVIYFGHLLTGNLGFSITYNQPVIDVIIQRLPNTLLLVGSAFVFSLFLGIVLGVLSATKPYSLRDRIIGGNSILLYSTPVFVTGLLLIYLFVIKLKLFPAGGMFSIGSQYSLLTFIPSVAYHMVLPMLTLSTFFLATYILLTRAGLIEAMSTNYVTMARAKGASETTVLVRHALRNALLPVVTVAGVQLGLIVTGAVLTENIFSWPGIGSLLIQAVNYRDFALVTGIFVITAISVALANLSADIIYGLIDPRIKTGE, from the coding sequence TTGGGTTTCTATGTCTATTTAGCAAAGAGAGTCGCCTTTTCCGTCTCAATAGTCCTCATGGTGGCTCTTATCTCCTTCGTACTTATCAAGTCCGCACCAGGCGACCCCGCAGTCCTCTTGGGTGGGGAAGGTGCAACACCTCAGTACCTAGAAACAATCAGACAGGAGTATGGACTTAACCTGCCACTGCAGGAGCAACTTGTAATCTATTTTGGTCATCTCCTGACAGGAAACCTTGGGTTTTCCATAACTTACAACCAGCCAGTAATAGACGTAATAATACAGAGGCTTCCAAACACTCTTCTCCTTGTCGGAAGCGCCTTTGTCTTTTCTCTGTTTCTCGGTATAGTGCTTGGGGTACTTTCAGCTACCAAACCCTATTCTTTGAGGGACAGAATCATCGGAGGGAATTCTATACTTCTGTACTCAACACCTGTATTTGTTACAGGACTGCTGCTGATCTACCTGTTTGTAATAAAGTTGAAACTTTTTCCGGCTGGAGGAATGTTCAGCATAGGCTCCCAGTACAGTTTGCTCACTTTCATCCCCAGCGTGGCTTATCATATGGTGCTACCAATGCTGACACTTTCCACCTTCTTCCTTGCCACCTACATTCTTCTTACCCGGGCAGGCCTGATCGAAGCAATGAGTACAAACTATGTAACAATGGCCAGAGCGAAGGGAGCTTCAGAAACCACCGTTCTTGTTCGCCATGCCCTCAGGAACGCCTTGCTTCCTGTTGTTACTGTGGCAGGAGTGCAGCTGGGACTGATAGTTACAGGAGCTGTTCTGACTGAGAATATATTTTCTTGGCCAGGCATAGGCAGTCTGCTAATTCAAGCAGTCAACTACAGGGATTTCGCCCTTGTTACAGGGATATTTGTCATAACCGCAATCTCAGTCGCTCTGGCAAACCTCTCAGCAGACATAATCTACGGTCTGATTGACCCAAGAATAAAGACAGGGGAATGA